From Mycolicibacterium nivoides, a single genomic window includes:
- a CDS encoding APC family permease: MSQVVDADNTRSRDTSPDGRPAKLRGNLGVPAIVLMVVAAAAPLSTIGGNVPIAMVLGKTTGIPVAFLVAGAVFLLFAASFVAMSKYVTKPGAFYAYIQMALGRAAGAGAAVLALPAYMATLLGVAAYDGVILAGLIERFGGPEIPWWLLTALVLAAVAWLGYRDIDLSAKVLGIFLVSEVAILVVLDLVIVLRGGEHGITGDSFTPQGLAGGVGIALLYALWGFVGVEATAVFRDEAKDPDRTVPRATYWAVGIVASFYAFSSWALIEGNGGPDAIAAAEADPDNFMVNTAQQYLGMLGRDLTTGFWFISVFACALAFHNIASRYAFALGQSGVFSKRLGEVHGRHGAPSNASLAITVASFVAMGIFAALQLDPVLQIFGPLGGLGIYALAILWLLTTISVVIFFRRRGDSTRNVVLGSAATLALAGALVLVVSNLTLIVGGSSTLAAIFGVMPLVLFGGGMLLSRRSTADLAEV; this comes from the coding sequence ATGTCCCAGGTTGTCGACGCGGACAACACAAGGAGTCGCGACACGTCACCCGACGGCCGCCCCGCCAAGCTGCGCGGGAACCTCGGTGTGCCCGCCATCGTGCTGATGGTGGTGGCCGCCGCGGCGCCACTGTCGACCATCGGCGGCAACGTGCCGATCGCGATGGTGCTCGGAAAGACGACGGGTATTCCGGTCGCCTTCCTGGTGGCCGGAGCGGTCTTCCTGCTCTTCGCGGCCAGCTTCGTCGCGATGTCGAAGTACGTCACCAAGCCAGGCGCCTTCTACGCCTACATCCAGATGGCACTCGGCCGTGCAGCCGGGGCCGGGGCCGCGGTGCTCGCCCTGCCGGCATACATGGCGACGCTGCTGGGCGTGGCGGCCTACGACGGCGTCATCCTTGCCGGCCTCATCGAGCGCTTCGGCGGGCCAGAGATTCCGTGGTGGCTGCTGACCGCGCTGGTACTCGCGGCCGTCGCATGGCTGGGCTACCGCGACATCGATCTCAGCGCCAAGGTGCTGGGGATCTTCCTGGTCTCCGAGGTGGCCATCCTGGTTGTCCTCGACCTGGTCATCGTGCTGCGGGGCGGTGAGCACGGAATCACCGGTGACTCCTTCACCCCGCAGGGCCTGGCCGGCGGAGTGGGAATCGCTCTGTTGTACGCGCTGTGGGGCTTCGTCGGCGTCGAGGCGACCGCGGTCTTCCGCGACGAGGCCAAGGACCCCGACCGAACGGTTCCGCGGGCGACCTACTGGGCTGTCGGCATCGTGGCGAGCTTCTACGCCTTCTCCAGCTGGGCCCTGATCGAGGGCAACGGTGGCCCGGACGCCATCGCGGCAGCCGAAGCCGATCCAGACAACTTCATGGTGAACACCGCCCAGCAATACCTCGGCATGCTGGGGCGCGACCTCACCACCGGCTTCTGGTTCATCAGCGTCTTCGCCTGCGCCCTGGCCTTCCACAACATCGCCTCGCGATACGCCTTCGCGCTGGGACAGAGCGGCGTCTTCTCGAAGCGCCTGGGCGAGGTCCACGGCCGCCACGGTGCCCCGTCGAACGCGTCGCTCGCCATCACCGTCGCCTCGTTCGTGGCCATGGGCATCTTCGCCGCGCTCCAGCTGGACCCGGTACTGCAGATTTTCGGCCCCCTGGGAGGCCTCGGCATCTACGCACTGGCGATCCTGTGGTTGCTGACGACGATCTCCGTGGTGATCTTCTTCCGCCGCCGCGGCGACTCGACCCGCAACGTGGTGTTGGGCTCGGCCGCCACGCTCGCCCTGGCCGGGGCACTGGTGCTGGTCGTGTCCAATCTGACCCTGATCGTCGGTGGTAGCTCAACCCTCGCAGCGATCTTCGGTGTGATGCCGCTGGTGCTCTTCGGAGGGGGCATGCTGCTGAGTCGGCGATCGACCGCAGACCTGGCCGAGGTCTGA
- a CDS encoding DinB family protein, whose protein sequence is MLDRNREALIETVRGLSDADARRRLVTSLTTPISLIKHAAAAERIWFQRFWAGLSETECDGYSNRDEGTFAVADDESLADVIAEFERASRRSREIASRFDLDDTKDNPREGRVSMRWTVLAMSEEFARHAGHGDILREQIDEATGR, encoded by the coding sequence ATGCTCGACCGCAATCGCGAGGCGCTCATCGAAACCGTACGCGGTCTGTCCGACGCGGACGCCCGCCGACGACTCGTTACGTCGTTGACGACACCGATCTCGTTGATCAAGCATGCGGCCGCCGCGGAACGGATCTGGTTCCAACGATTCTGGGCGGGACTCAGCGAAACTGAATGCGACGGATACTCGAACCGCGACGAGGGCACCTTCGCCGTGGCCGACGACGAGTCGCTCGCCGACGTGATCGCCGAGTTCGAACGTGCCAGCCGCCGATCACGCGAGATCGCATCCCGTTTCGACCTCGATGACACCAAGGACAATCCCCGTGAGGGCAGGGTCAGCATGCGATGGACCGTGCTTGCCATGAGCGAGGAATTCGCGCGGCACGCAGGTCACGGCGACATCCTGCGCGAACAGATCGATGAGGCCACCGGGCGGTAG
- a CDS encoding TetR/AcrR family transcriptional regulator, translated as MATAFTQDEKQRISDALLDVGEQRFIAHGLKKTSLDELVAAVGIAKGSFYAFFDSKESLYLEVMLKRAPSVAARVAATLEAPVSEDGLVAVLRGVTDALADDPMYRRLITRPEELDAVTHRLGSEQIARVTPHLVTPLLDYLTTGQNEGTLVDDIEPAVLLQVIRTIGLVVMHRDRFEPGYDSVLDATIRTLARGMLR; from the coding sequence ATGGCGACGGCGTTCACACAGGACGAGAAACAACGAATCAGCGACGCCTTGCTCGACGTCGGCGAGCAGCGGTTCATCGCGCACGGTTTGAAGAAGACATCGCTCGACGAACTCGTCGCGGCGGTGGGCATCGCCAAAGGCAGTTTCTACGCCTTCTTCGACTCGAAGGAGTCGCTGTACCTCGAGGTGATGCTGAAGCGGGCACCGAGTGTGGCCGCCCGCGTCGCCGCCACGCTCGAGGCCCCGGTGAGCGAGGACGGACTCGTCGCGGTCCTGCGGGGCGTCACCGACGCACTGGCCGACGATCCCATGTACCGGCGGCTGATCACGCGCCCCGAAGAACTCGACGCCGTAACCCACCGCCTCGGCAGCGAGCAGATCGCCCGCGTCACACCACATCTGGTGACACCACTGCTCGACTATCTGACGACGGGCCAGAACGAAGGCACACTCGTCGACGACATCGAGCCCGCGGTCCTGCTCCAAGTCATCCGCACCATCGGCCTGGTGGTCATGCACCGCGACCGCTTCGAACCCGGCTACGACTCCGTACTCGATGCCACCATCCGCACGCTGGCGAGAGGAATGCTTCGATGA
- a CDS encoding VOC family protein, with protein MASVRQFQVTFDCADPERVARFWCSVLGYVVPPPPPGFDAWADFDRTLPPERQGSMYACVDPSGIGPRLFFQRVPEGKVVKNRVHLDVRVGTGLVGQERLETLEAECWRLVELGAVRVRLLAADGINESCIVMQDVEGNEFCLD; from the coding sequence ATGGCCTCGGTCAGGCAGTTCCAAGTCACCTTCGACTGCGCAGATCCGGAGCGTGTCGCTCGGTTCTGGTGTTCCGTCCTGGGGTACGTCGTCCCTCCGCCACCACCGGGGTTCGACGCATGGGCGGATTTCGATCGAACGCTGCCCCCGGAGCGTCAGGGTTCGATGTACGCCTGCGTGGATCCCTCGGGCATCGGTCCGAGACTGTTCTTCCAACGCGTTCCCGAAGGCAAGGTCGTGAAGAACCGCGTGCATCTTGACGTGCGCGTGGGCACCGGACTGGTCGGTCAGGAGCGTCTGGAGACGCTTGAGGCCGAGTGCTGGCGGTTGGTCGAGTTGGGCGCGGTGCGCGTGCGACTGTTGGCTGCCGATGGCATCAACGAGTCGTGCATCGTGATGCAGGACGTCGAGGGCAACGAGTTCTGTCTCGACTGA
- a CDS encoding DUF4440 domain-containing protein: MTTQRPSLNAPTADGDQAVRELIDHLQRGGETGDADVYDGMFAADILWGTPKGMVLKDYSNLNPIHRRMMSGPPVVPASRFEPAQVSHPAPGVVVAQIRRSALDGGFSEMAMYVLVQHGGKWWVAAAQNTPVVDTLPPVSAPL, encoded by the coding sequence ATGACGACGCAGCGTCCATCCCTGAATGCCCCGACCGCCGACGGCGATCAGGCGGTGCGGGAACTGATCGACCATCTCCAGCGCGGTGGTGAAACCGGGGACGCCGACGTATACGACGGGATGTTCGCGGCCGACATCCTATGGGGAACACCAAAAGGCATGGTGCTCAAGGACTATTCGAATCTCAACCCGATCCATCGTCGGATGATGAGCGGTCCCCCGGTTGTGCCTGCTTCGCGCTTCGAGCCGGCGCAGGTCAGCCATCCCGCACCGGGCGTAGTGGTTGCCCAGATTCGCCGCAGTGCGCTGGACGGTGGTTTCAGCGAGATGGCGATGTACGTCTTGGTTCAGCACGGCGGGAAATGGTGGGTCGCCGCGGCGCAGAACACGCCCGTCGTCGATACTCTCCCGCCGGTGTCGGCTCCGCTGTGA
- a CDS encoding DUF6653 family protein — translation MSLLDRYARMAGMSDEAWRRHANPWSVWTRFAAIPPAILAIWSRTWIGWWALVPLAVVALWLWWNPHAFAPIDKPTAWSSKGIYGERMWMRDRTRIPQGFSVVQRIWTLNAVAGFAMLVYGLIALHAWPTVSGAALIVLGQLWRIDRLGILYEQSGEEP, via the coding sequence ATGAGCCTTCTGGACAGGTACGCCCGCATGGCCGGGATGAGCGACGAAGCGTGGCGCCGCCATGCCAATCCGTGGAGCGTGTGGACCAGATTCGCCGCCATTCCGCCGGCGATCCTGGCGATCTGGAGCCGCACATGGATCGGCTGGTGGGCACTGGTCCCGCTGGCGGTGGTCGCACTGTGGCTGTGGTGGAATCCGCACGCGTTCGCGCCGATCGACAAGCCGACGGCGTGGTCGTCGAAGGGCATCTACGGCGAACGGATGTGGATGCGTGATCGGACCCGGATTCCGCAGGGATTCAGCGTGGTCCAACGGATTTGGACACTGAACGCGGTCGCCGGATTCGCCATGCTCGTCTACGGCTTGATCGCGCTCCACGCGTGGCCGACAGTATCGGGTGCCGCGCTGATCGTCCTCGGTCAGCTATGGCGCATCGATCGGCTCGGGATTCTGTACGAGCAGTCAGGCGAGGAACCGTAG
- a CDS encoding diol dehydratase small subunit translates to MTVSSHSGRSVAEVTVEAARNGDLVLDDIRISRETLLVQAATAERTGSAQLAMNLRRAAEMTALSSDDMLSAYEALRPGRSSFAELQDLAQRLAGQQAHICAEFVREAAEVYQRRGLLR, encoded by the coding sequence ATGACCGTCTCCTCACACTCCGGCCGGAGCGTTGCCGAGGTGACCGTCGAGGCTGCCCGCAACGGGGATCTTGTCCTTGACGACATCCGGATCAGCCGAGAGACCCTGCTCGTTCAGGCGGCGACTGCCGAGCGCACCGGATCGGCGCAGCTGGCCATGAATCTGCGGCGAGCGGCCGAGATGACCGCGCTGAGCTCGGATGACATGCTGTCGGCATACGAGGCCCTTCGACCGGGTCGCTCCAGTTTCGCCGAGTTGCAGGATCTTGCACAGAGGTTGGCCGGACAGCAGGCGCACATCTGCGCCGAGTTCGTCCGTGAGGCCGCGGAGGTCTACCAACGGCGCGGCCTGCTGCGATGA
- a CDS encoding diol dehydratase reactivase ATPase-like domain-containing protein, translated as MTIWAGVDIGNSTTEVVLCSAGAELDVLASARTPTRGGKGSPRAVQGAAQLARRLADAHGLAIERAAFAPTGPVRSSVERVKLETRRTGRLTIATRSAATTAGDAVGVGVPVPVDRLGQVDGRPVVACATRDRGYREVAGAVNAAIEDGRNVVAVLTENDEAVLVSNRLGTALPVVDDVDVRQLLSATLIAVEVRQGVAPLQHLTDPFWLADVFSLRDDERVDARVVADRLFDSACAVVSLDSSAPARDTPPLRTSDSASEAGGPTGLVHSIHLADIAAQANSRRGSVTVDSVVMATMGGAEAPPAGADELGEALGVDVTRIDSEAAAARVGAVTTPGVTDDVVVVDIGGGTVDVVTNGSRVVLPGAGQLLTTATSSALDISRSAAEYAKRAEAVTAVTVQLVEDEHGRRQFLDKPISGRCTGWLLTSAPSGLLPFTSRMSGTEWRSWRLAAKRLVIGGNVMRGLEQVAPGATGVLLVGGGASDDELVRAVSEQLGHQVSVGRGNVGGRLGHRFAVAYGLVAIATRG; from the coding sequence ATGACCATTTGGGCCGGCGTCGACATCGGCAATTCCACCACCGAGGTGGTCCTCTGCAGTGCGGGCGCCGAACTCGACGTATTGGCCAGCGCGCGCACACCGACGCGCGGCGGCAAGGGGTCGCCGAGGGCCGTCCAGGGCGCCGCTCAGCTGGCACGACGCCTGGCTGATGCGCATGGGCTGGCAATCGAGCGGGCGGCATTCGCCCCAACCGGTCCCGTCCGCTCATCTGTCGAACGGGTCAAGCTGGAGACCCGGCGCACCGGGCGCCTCACCATCGCCACCCGGTCGGCGGCAACCACGGCGGGCGATGCCGTCGGCGTCGGTGTTCCTGTACCGGTCGACCGTCTCGGCCAGGTCGACGGTCGCCCGGTCGTCGCCTGCGCGACCCGGGATCGGGGATACCGCGAGGTGGCCGGCGCGGTGAACGCGGCCATCGAGGATGGCCGGAACGTCGTCGCGGTGCTGACGGAGAACGACGAGGCGGTGCTGGTGTCGAACCGGCTCGGTACCGCTCTGCCGGTGGTCGACGATGTCGATGTGCGGCAGCTGCTTTCGGCGACGCTGATCGCCGTCGAGGTGCGCCAGGGTGTGGCGCCACTGCAGCACCTCACCGACCCGTTCTGGCTGGCCGATGTGTTCAGCTTGCGGGACGACGAACGGGTTGACGCCCGCGTCGTAGCGGATCGGCTCTTCGACAGCGCGTGCGCCGTCGTCTCGCTCGACAGCTCTGCGCCGGCGCGCGACACGCCACCCCTGCGGACGTCCGATTCAGCCTCCGAAGCCGGTGGACCGACCGGACTGGTTCATTCCATACATTTGGCAGATATTGCGGCACAAGCAAATTCACGACGGGGATCGGTCACCGTCGACAGTGTGGTGATGGCCACCATGGGCGGTGCCGAGGCCCCGCCGGCCGGCGCCGATGAGCTCGGGGAAGCGCTCGGGGTCGACGTCACCCGAATCGATTCGGAGGCCGCTGCGGCGCGGGTCGGGGCCGTGACCACGCCCGGCGTCACCGACGACGTCGTGGTGGTGGACATCGGCGGTGGCACCGTGGACGTCGTCACGAACGGATCCCGCGTGGTCCTGCCTGGGGCGGGGCAACTGCTCACCACCGCCACCTCCAGCGCCCTCGACATCTCCAGAAGCGCCGCGGAGTACGCGAAACGCGCGGAGGCGGTCACGGCGGTCACTGTTCAACTCGTCGAGGATGAGCATGGCCGTCGCCAGTTTCTCGACAAGCCGATCAGCGGCCGGTGTACGGGGTGGCTACTGACCTCGGCTCCCAGCGGCCTACTGCCGTTCACGTCGCGGATGTCCGGAACGGAATGGCGCAGTTGGCGACTCGCGGCGAAAAGGCTGGTCATCGGCGGTAACGTGATGAGGGGACTGGAACAGGTGGCACCTGGTGCAACCGGAGTGCTCCTGGTCGGTGGGGGAGCCAGTGACGACGAGCTCGTCCGAGCGGTCAGTGAACAACTCGGCCATCAGGTCAGCGTGGGCCGGGGCAATGTGGGTGGACGGCTTGGTCATCGCTTTGCGGTGGCCTACGGGCTCGTAGCCATTGCGACGAGAGGGTAG
- a CDS encoding propanediol/glycerol family dehydratase large subunit — protein sequence MHLNSTDIEQDHRLGRIRLLDEQRVNLDGFAEPDPDLGMISHLSPHDPAPSWVVADDGSVLEMDSTPAASFDTIDEFIVRYAIDHTEAPRSMAMDETDLARMIVDSSVPRERVLRVCAGLTPAKMARVVSMLQPVEIQMAMMKMRARRTPANQAHVTNRLDDPLLIAADAATAVVYGFRELEATVPVLDDAPAVAVGLLIGSQVPAPGALTQCSVEEARELELGVRGLVSYAETVSVYGTEQVFTDGDDTPWSKAFLTSSYASRGIKMRLSSGAGSEVLMGQAERKSMNYLESRCVALAKGIGAQGVQNGGIDGAGITASVPGGVRELIAENLMVMLRGLESCSGNDSLMSESTMRRTSRTLPVLLSGSDFIFSGFGSVSAYDNMFGPSNFNADDLDDYLVLQRDWGVDGGLRSVDPTTLEAMRRLAAEATRAVFEYLGLADFDDDHVEAVVGAQGSKDLPQTDGVKVLSAARMIDQSGLTVLDVVTALAETGFTDLADRVLGMAKARVTGDYLQTAAIFDEEMNVLSALQDPNDYRGPGTGYRPSAERQAQIDAVRQARSVADLVKEQATFAQPERLVAIGAAGVGDDPREVVIGVSPAFGTKLFQTLSGLTIYDALEQILAGLEEEQCVPRLVRITDSIDLGAIGKSAARLSGSGIAVGLQAKGTTIIHRRDLTPLANLELLSVAPLITPEMYRLIGINAGRHAKGATPAPMRNAYTEEAITARYHTRVVSMVAIEREQSEHRDENRNPHIELEFTQ from the coding sequence ATGCACCTGAACAGCACCGACATCGAGCAGGATCACCGGCTGGGACGCATTCGGCTGTTGGACGAGCAGCGCGTCAACCTCGACGGGTTCGCCGAGCCCGACCCGGACCTGGGGATGATCTCGCACCTTTCGCCCCACGACCCGGCACCGTCCTGGGTCGTGGCCGACGACGGCAGCGTGCTCGAGATGGACTCGACCCCGGCCGCGAGCTTCGACACGATCGACGAGTTCATCGTGCGGTACGCCATCGACCACACCGAGGCGCCCCGGTCGATGGCGATGGACGAGACCGATCTGGCGCGGATGATCGTGGATTCGAGCGTGCCTCGTGAGCGGGTGCTGCGGGTCTGTGCGGGGCTGACCCCCGCCAAGATGGCTCGCGTCGTCTCGATGCTGCAACCGGTCGAGATCCAGATGGCCATGATGAAGATGCGTGCGCGCCGGACGCCGGCGAATCAGGCCCACGTCACCAATCGGCTCGACGATCCGTTGCTGATCGCCGCCGATGCGGCTACCGCCGTGGTCTACGGGTTCCGGGAACTGGAGGCGACGGTGCCGGTGCTCGACGATGCCCCGGCTGTTGCGGTGGGGCTGCTGATCGGTTCCCAGGTGCCCGCGCCCGGTGCCCTGACCCAGTGCTCTGTCGAGGAGGCGCGCGAGCTGGAGCTGGGTGTGCGCGGGCTGGTGTCCTACGCGGAGACGGTGTCGGTGTACGGCACCGAGCAGGTCTTCACCGACGGCGACGACACTCCGTGGTCCAAGGCGTTCCTGACCTCGTCGTACGCTTCGCGCGGGATCAAGATGCGGTTGTCCAGTGGGGCCGGCTCCGAGGTACTCATGGGCCAGGCCGAGCGAAAGTCCATGAACTACTTGGAGTCTCGGTGCGTGGCGCTGGCCAAGGGCATTGGAGCGCAGGGTGTGCAGAACGGCGGTATCGACGGTGCCGGCATCACGGCCTCGGTGCCCGGAGGTGTTCGCGAACTGATCGCCGAGAACCTGATGGTCATGCTGCGCGGGCTGGAGTCGTGCAGCGGCAACGACAGTTTGATGTCCGAGTCGACGATGCGCCGAACCAGCCGGACGTTGCCGGTGCTGTTGTCCGGGTCGGATTTCATCTTCTCCGGGTTTGGGTCCGTATCCGCCTACGACAACATGTTCGGGCCTTCGAACTTCAATGCCGACGATCTCGACGACTACCTGGTGCTGCAGCGGGACTGGGGCGTCGACGGGGGATTGCGGTCGGTCGACCCGACCACGCTGGAGGCGATGCGGCGGCTGGCCGCCGAGGCCACCCGTGCGGTTTTCGAGTATCTCGGCCTCGCCGACTTCGACGACGATCACGTGGAAGCCGTTGTGGGAGCGCAAGGTTCCAAGGATCTTCCGCAGACCGACGGGGTCAAGGTGCTCAGCGCGGCCAGGATGATCGACCAGTCGGGGCTTACCGTGCTCGATGTCGTCACCGCGCTCGCCGAGACCGGTTTCACCGACCTCGCCGACCGCGTGCTGGGCATGGCCAAGGCCAGAGTCACCGGCGACTATCTTCAGACCGCCGCCATCTTCGACGAGGAGATGAATGTACTGTCGGCGCTGCAAGATCCGAACGACTACCGCGGACCCGGGACGGGCTACCGACCGTCAGCGGAGCGCCAAGCCCAGATCGACGCGGTACGGCAGGCGAGGTCGGTAGCCGATCTGGTCAAGGAGCAGGCCACCTTCGCCCAGCCGGAGCGGCTCGTTGCAATCGGCGCCGCCGGGGTCGGCGACGACCCCCGCGAGGTCGTCATCGGCGTCTCACCCGCGTTCGGTACCAAGCTGTTTCAGACTCTTTCGGGTCTGACCATCTATGACGCGCTGGAGCAGATTCTGGCTGGGCTCGAGGAGGAACAGTGCGTACCGCGCCTGGTCCGGATCACCGACAGCATCGACCTGGGGGCCATCGGTAAGTCCGCGGCTCGGTTGTCCGGATCCGGCATCGCGGTCGGGCTCCAGGCCAAGGGCACGACGATCATCCACCGGCGTGACCTCACACCACTGGCCAACCTCGAATTGCTCAGCGTCGCACCGCTCATCACACCGGAGATGTACCGGCTCATCGGGATCAACGCCGGTCGGCACGCAAAGGGCGCTACGCCGGCCCCGATGCGCAACGCCTACACGGAGGAGGCGATCACCGCGAGATACCACACCAGGGTGGTGTCGATGGTCGCCATCGAGCGGGAGCAGTCCGAACACCGCGACGAGAACCGCAACCCCCACATCGAACTGGAGTTCACGCAATGA
- a CDS encoding alpha/beta hydrolase has protein sequence MHFTSHTTSNGVVERTFALNGITGVLWSPDSDSQGAPLILAGHPGGMDKKAPQHVARAHSAVTADGCHVASIDLPGHGDRPRSSQDQRRIDGFRKARDEGSPAFGRILSDYCQSVAERAVPEWQVAIDALQALPDVGVHAPIGYSGASLSGAVGITLAAIEPRITAAVFGWVSAHDTLLDAAERLTIPIEYLLPLDDKEIPREFGLKLFDAFASQDKVLHAFPGGHHQVPTDGRIDTRFFPRHLGALPGRRRTHILT, from the coding sequence ATGCATTTCACCTCGCATACAACCTCGAACGGCGTCGTTGAACGCACTTTCGCCCTGAACGGCATCACCGGTGTGCTCTGGTCCCCGGACTCCGATTCTCAGGGCGCTCCCCTGATCCTGGCCGGCCATCCCGGCGGCATGGACAAGAAAGCCCCGCAGCACGTGGCCCGGGCTCATTCCGCGGTGACCGCTGACGGTTGCCATGTCGCCTCCATCGACCTGCCCGGACACGGTGATCGGCCGCGGAGCTCACAAGACCAGCGCCGGATCGACGGTTTTCGCAAGGCGCGCGACGAAGGCAGTCCCGCGTTCGGTCGGATCCTCTCCGATTACTGCCAATCGGTGGCCGAGCGCGCTGTCCCAGAGTGGCAGGTAGCCATCGACGCCTTGCAGGCGCTGCCCGACGTCGGCGTGCACGCACCGATCGGCTACTCCGGGGCGTCACTGTCCGGCGCGGTCGGGATAACGCTGGCCGCGATCGAGCCTCGGATCACCGCCGCGGTCTTCGGTTGGGTGTCGGCGCACGACACTCTGCTCGACGCCGCAGAACGGCTGACCATCCCGATCGAGTACCTGCTCCCGTTGGACGACAAGGAAATCCCGCGCGAATTCGGTCTCAAGTTGTTCGACGCGTTCGCCTCGCAGGACAAGGTGCTGCACGCCTTCCCGGGTGGGCATCACCAGGTACCCACAGATGGCCGGATCGACACGCGGTTCTTCCCACGACACCTCGGAGCATTGCCAGGACGCCGTCGGACCCACATACTGACCTAG
- a CDS encoding MBL fold metallo-hydrolase: MSLDNISRLGSPVDELVPSRYAVQVGDIEVLVISDGVLPITASTLATNVEPAELSGWLGDNFLPPEVVDWPLNVVVVRSGDRTILVDAGLGLEFPDFPRAGNTVQRLEAAGVDLGSVTDVVLTHMHMDHVGGLVTKGLKERLRPDLQVHAATAEAEFWEAPDFSHTVMPQPIPDVLRRVATQFLDEYRGQLRTFETEYEVAPGVLISRTGGHTPGHSVVRLESRGDKLTFAGDAVFAPGFDNPEWQNGFEHDPEEAARVRVQLLRELAATGESLVATHLPFPSVCHVATAGDVFRCVPATWDY, encoded by the coding sequence ATGAGCTTGGACAACATTTCACGCCTCGGAAGTCCCGTCGACGAGCTGGTGCCGTCGCGCTATGCGGTCCAGGTCGGCGACATCGAGGTGCTGGTGATCAGCGACGGGGTTCTGCCGATCACCGCGTCGACGTTGGCCACCAACGTGGAGCCGGCCGAGCTGTCGGGCTGGCTGGGCGACAACTTCCTGCCGCCCGAGGTGGTCGACTGGCCACTGAACGTGGTGGTGGTGCGTAGCGGCGATCGGACCATCCTCGTCGACGCCGGGCTGGGGCTGGAGTTCCCCGACTTCCCGCGGGCCGGCAACACGGTCCAGCGACTCGAGGCCGCTGGTGTCGATCTCGGTTCTGTGACCGATGTGGTCCTCACCCACATGCACATGGACCACGTCGGCGGGCTGGTCACCAAGGGACTCAAGGAGCGACTGCGTCCCGACCTGCAGGTCCACGCCGCGACCGCCGAAGCGGAGTTCTGGGAGGCGCCCGACTTCTCCCACACCGTCATGCCCCAGCCGATCCCCGACGTGCTCCGCCGGGTCGCGACGCAGTTCCTGGACGAATACCGGGGCCAGCTGCGGACGTTCGAGACGGAGTACGAGGTGGCACCGGGCGTGCTCATCTCGCGCACCGGCGGTCACACCCCCGGGCACAGCGTGGTCCGCCTGGAATCCCGCGGCGACAAGCTCACGTTCGCCGGTGACGCCGTGTTCGCACCCGGGTTCGATAATCCCGAGTGGCAGAACGGATTCGAGCATGACCCCGAGGAGGCCGCCCGCGTCCGGGTCCAGCTTCTGCGCGAGTTGGCGGCGACCGGAGAATCTCTGGTGGCCACACACCTGCCGTTCCCGTCCGTCTGCCACGTGGCGACCGCCGGTGACGTCTTCCGGTGTGTGCCGGCCACCTGGGATTACTGA